A portion of the Clostridia bacterium genome contains these proteins:
- a CDS encoding DUF4093 domain-containing protein encodes MIKLKQAVVVEGRYDKARLANIFDAPVIETGGFGIYKNAAKRELIKTLARGDGIVIITDPDKAGFRIRNYIKNFCAGGKVWDVYLPDVPGRERRKRAPSKEGLLGAEGLDDAVIIEAFRRAGVGEGEGVEPFTKAFLTGLGVCGGANSAALRASLARRLGLPANMNANTLARVLPRLVTAEELRALAAELRR; translated from the coding sequence ATGATAAAACTGAAACAAGCCGTCGTCGTCGAAGGGCGCTACGACAAAGCGCGCCTGGCAAATATCTTCGACGCTCCCGTCATCGAGACGGGCGGCTTCGGCATATACAAAAACGCCGCCAAGCGCGAGCTGATAAAAACGCTTGCGCGGGGCGACGGCATAGTGATAATCACCGACCCGGACAAGGCGGGCTTCCGAATCAGAAATTATATTAAGAACTTCTGCGCCGGCGGCAAGGTCTGGGACGTCTACCTGCCCGACGTACCGGGCAGGGAGCGCCGCAAGCGCGCGCCCTCGAAGGAGGGGCTGCTCGGCGCCGAAGGGCTGGACGACGCGGTCATAATCGAGGCGTTCCGCCGCGCCGGAGTCGGCGAAGGCGAGGGAGTCGAACCTTTCACGAAGGCGTTTCTGACCGGGCTCGGCGTCTGCGGCGGCGCGAACAGCGCCGCGCTCCGCGCTTCGCTCGCTCGGCGGCTCGGGCTGCCCGCGAACATGAACGCGAACACGCTCGCGCGGGTGCTCCCGCGGCTCGTGACGGCGGAAGAGCTCCGCGCGCTCGCCGCGGAACTCCGGAGGTAG
- the holA gene encoding DNA polymerase III subunit delta, translated as MRRIDSDTLKNMIRRKEAGGAIVLYGQEDYLKNLSAERVVSAYVEESARSFDFTELYRELDVGRLRDLTMALPMLSEKRVILLRDPDIYSGGDEQAEALAKLIAELPDECVLIFVFISEPLSFEQPKGRTDRKVTRALKVFDGATAVSCDRLPPDKAEVWITSLLSERGVGIDRRAARKLAEICAGDMYAIKNNAEILAASGRDTVTEDMLSVVTYNTVEEDSFRLADAIADAKYSEAYSIIDELAATKADPREFMPTVLSGFIAMYRVAVAKESKGGWSSLEGQFTYIKSNYPLKKAAARLKGRPTEYFRRAILLCADAERRLKRDFAGFEVYYELIGGLAALGEKK; from the coding sequence ATGAGAAGGATCGACTCGGACACGCTGAAAAATATGATCCGCCGCAAAGAAGCGGGCGGCGCGATCGTGCTCTACGGGCAGGAGGACTACCTGAAAAACCTCTCCGCCGAGCGCGTCGTTTCCGCATACGTCGAGGAGTCGGCGCGGAGCTTCGACTTCACGGAGCTTTACCGCGAGCTTGACGTCGGCCGCCTGCGCGATCTGACCATGGCGCTGCCGATGCTTTCGGAAAAGCGCGTGATACTGCTTCGCGATCCGGATATCTACTCCGGCGGCGACGAGCAGGCGGAGGCGCTCGCGAAGCTCATCGCGGAGCTTCCCGACGAATGCGTGCTGATCTTCGTCTTCATCTCCGAGCCGCTTTCATTCGAGCAGCCGAAGGGGCGTACCGACCGCAAGGTGACGCGCGCGCTGAAGGTGTTCGACGGCGCGACCGCCGTATCCTGCGACCGCCTCCCGCCGGACAAGGCGGAGGTGTGGATAACCTCGCTGCTTTCGGAACGCGGCGTAGGCATAGACAGACGCGCCGCGCGGAAGCTCGCCGAGATCTGCGCCGGCGACATGTACGCGATAAAGAACAACGCCGAGATCCTCGCCGCGTCCGGCAGGGACACGGTGACCGAGGATATGCTCTCCGTAGTCACCTACAACACCGTCGAGGAGGACTCCTTCCGCCTCGCGGACGCGATCGCGGACGCGAAGTACTCCGAGGCGTATTCGATAATAGACGAGCTCGCCGCGACGAAGGCGGACCCGCGCGAATTCATGCCTACGGTACTCAGCGGCTTCATCGCCATGTACCGCGTCGCCGTCGCGAAGGAGAGCAAAGGCGGCTGGAGCAGTCTCGAGGGGCAGTTCACTTATATCAAATCCAACTACCCGCTGAAAAAAGCGGCGGCGCGGCTGAAGGGCAGACCGACGGAGTATTTCCGCCGCGCGATACTGCTCTGCGCCGACGCGGAACGCCGTCTGAAGCGCGATTTCGCGGGATTCGAGGTCTATTACGAGCTTATCGGCGGCCTCGCCGCGCTCGGGGAGAAGAAATGA
- a CDS encoding ComEC/Rec2 family competence protein, whose product MLLKRPMLAAGAAIMLSLLLLPAGWLWLGAAAVCFAAFFFCGRRFRFTLLALLCVFAGSGAWGLLRAEVADSRAARFDGRTAYVEAYVCELPRKSEFGATYTLRLRSMTVDGKTYETNDKAQVWLNSGFEADYYDVLKFTAHVDAIPSLESGGGALYRLNASEKPHVAGKAARTPYYYCLTLKKYMLGKLAADGENERSGLLSALLLGDKSGIDADTELAFRKCGVSHITVVSGLHVVTVTMFLFEIMRRFTKRPPVIPALILVWLLAALTAFSPSAVRAAFMLSIVLCATFFGREGDGLNSLGAAVFVMCLISPSVVRDVGFLLSVSATAGLLVIAPRIRGRMMKGMKAEERPRPVRGLIAGFSEIIAQSVAAWLATLPVTVLVFGSVSLISPLANLLVLTPAALTLTLGLPAATLPWIGVGFLRVAGVGAGWLIWVTKALASLPFSYSYVAYPYFAVAALAAVAAYIAFRRGRLRGLTAVSLSLAVLLSGVCANAYAEESCVRVDSVYAGVGQADFVSCGGKRVLYVSGLPESSFPGVLNRAGYVGVISADAVVAGDLYSVRAAKRLAERLGAGAPFVPEGCAESGVAPVTSSEARLGPSSLTLVSDGGILDMYLTCGGTLAAFTGRNRARNSPDAVFSRLGYAGSPALLVTGRPSDYGGEKAAKTLYSIDGGVVTLLIDNDGIRQG is encoded by the coding sequence ATGCTGCTGAAGCGGCCGATGCTCGCGGCCGGAGCCGCGATAATGCTTTCGCTTCTGCTGCTGCCGGCAGGATGGCTCTGGCTCGGTGCGGCGGCGGTATGCTTCGCGGCGTTCTTCTTCTGCGGCAGGCGTTTCCGCTTCACGCTGCTCGCTCTGCTCTGCGTTTTCGCGGGCTCCGGCGCGTGGGGACTTCTGCGCGCGGAGGTCGCCGACTCCCGCGCCGCGCGTTTCGACGGCAGGACCGCCTACGTGGAAGCGTACGTCTGCGAGCTTCCGCGCAAAAGCGAGTTCGGCGCGACCTACACCCTGCGCCTGCGCAGTATGACCGTCGACGGCAAAACGTACGAAACGAACGATAAGGCGCAGGTCTGGCTGAACTCCGGCTTCGAAGCGGATTATTACGACGTCTTGAAATTCACCGCGCACGTCGACGCGATCCCGTCGCTTGAGAGCGGCGGCGGCGCGCTTTACCGGCTGAACGCCTCCGAAAAGCCGCACGTCGCCGGCAAGGCGGCGCGCACGCCGTATTACTACTGCCTGACGCTGAAAAAGTATATGCTCGGCAAGCTCGCCGCGGACGGCGAAAACGAACGCTCCGGTCTGCTTTCCGCGCTGCTGCTCGGAGACAAAAGCGGCATAGACGCCGATACCGAGCTCGCCTTCCGCAAATGCGGAGTTTCGCATATAACCGTCGTTTCCGGACTGCACGTGGTCACGGTGACGATGTTCCTGTTTGAGATAATGCGGCGGTTTACGAAAAGGCCGCCGGTGATACCCGCGCTCATACTCGTCTGGCTGCTGGCGGCGCTGACGGCGTTCTCGCCTTCGGCGGTCAGGGCGGCGTTTATGCTTTCGATCGTCCTCTGCGCGACCTTCTTCGGCAGGGAGGGCGACGGGCTGAACTCGCTCGGCGCGGCGGTTTTCGTGATGTGTCTGATCTCGCCCTCCGTCGTGCGCGACGTCGGCTTTCTGCTCTCCGTTTCCGCGACCGCGGGACTGCTCGTCATCGCGCCGCGCATCCGCGGCAGGATGATGAAGGGGATGAAGGCGGAAGAAAGACCGCGCCCCGTGCGCGGGCTGATCGCGGGCTTTTCGGAGATAATCGCGCAGTCGGTCGCGGCGTGGCTCGCCACGCTGCCGGTGACGGTGCTCGTTTTCGGGAGCGTTTCGCTCATTTCGCCGCTGGCGAACCTGCTGGTGCTCACTCCGGCGGCGCTGACGCTCACGCTCGGGCTTCCCGCGGCGACGCTGCCGTGGATAGGCGTCGGCTTCCTGCGCGTAGCGGGGGTCGGAGCCGGCTGGCTGATATGGGTGACGAAGGCGCTCGCCTCGCTGCCGTTCTCGTATTCTTACGTCGCCTACCCGTACTTCGCGGTGGCGGCGCTCGCGGCTGTCGCCGCGTATATCGCGTTCAGACGCGGGCGGCTGCGCGGACTCACCGCGGTCTCGCTTTCGCTCGCCGTGCTGCTCAGCGGCGTCTGTGCTAACGCATACGCGGAAGAAAGCTGCGTGCGCGTCGACTCGGTCTACGCGGGCGTCGGGCAGGCGGACTTCGTCTCCTGCGGAGGCAAGCGCGTGCTTTACGTTTCGGGTCTGCCCGAGAGCTCGTTTCCGGGCGTGCTGAACCGCGCGGGCTACGTCGGGGTAATCTCCGCCGACGCGGTCGTCGCGGGCGACCTCTACTCCGTCCGCGCCGCGAAGCGCCTTGCCGAGCGGCTCGGCGCCGGAGCGCCCTTCGTGCCGGAGGGCTGCGCCGAAAGCGGCGTCGCGCCGGTAACTTCGAGCGAAGCGCGGCTCGGCCCGTCTTCGCTGACCCTCGTTTCGGACGGCGGCATACTCGATATGTATCTGACCTGCGGCGGAACGCTCGCGGCCTTCACGGGAAGGAACCGCGCCCGCAATTCGCCCGACGCGGTCTTCTCCCGCCTCGGCTACGCGGGAAGTCCGGCGCTGCTCGTGACGGGGCGCCCGTCCGACTACGGCGGGGAAAAGGCCGCGAAAACCCTTTACTCGATAGACGGCGGCGTCGTCACGCTGCTGATAGATAACGACGGTATAAGACAAGGATAA
- a CDS encoding MATE family efflux transporter, with product MTTGGITKHLVTFALPLLIGYVFQMLYNTVDTWVVGNYVSDEAFSAVGTVGPIINMLIGFFMGLSSGAGVVISQYYGAKRYDMVKKTVHTSVIITLAMGAVFTGVGIGFTPLMLKAMSTPPEVLPESTAYLTIYFAGITGLMLYNMFSGILRAVGDSTRPFLFLVLSALLNTGLDLLFVLVFGLGVEGVAYATIIAQAISALLLLLTLTRTDSCVKLTAKAFRFDSEVMKKILNVGLPAALQMAVTAFSNVFVQGYINHFGADCMGGWTAYGKIDQVILLPMQSLALASTTFVGQNLGSGLEERAKKGVRVALFASVLSTAVLMIPVIAFAPSLTAFFNDKPEVIEYGTMMLRWISPFYVLCCVNQIFAGALRGSGNSRVPMIIMLSSFVLFRQAYLFIFSTYISYTELPIILGYPAGWLVCSAATLIYYKHAGLKNRLLDAAPQKAEAEAEPAI from the coding sequence ATGACGACGGGCGGGATAACAAAGCATCTCGTAACCTTCGCCCTGCCGCTGCTGATCGGCTACGTATTCCAGATGCTCTACAACACCGTGGACACCTGGGTCGTCGGCAACTACGTCAGCGACGAGGCGTTCTCCGCCGTCGGAACGGTCGGCCCGATAATAAATATGCTCATCGGCTTCTTCATGGGGCTCTCCAGCGGAGCCGGAGTCGTCATCTCGCAGTATTACGGCGCGAAGCGCTACGATATGGTGAAAAAGACGGTGCATACCTCCGTTATAATCACGCTGGCGATGGGCGCGGTCTTCACCGGCGTCGGCATCGGCTTCACGCCGCTGATGCTGAAGGCGATGTCCACGCCGCCGGAGGTGCTGCCCGAATCGACGGCGTATCTGACGATATACTTCGCGGGCATCACGGGACTGATGCTCTACAATATGTTCTCCGGCATACTCCGCGCCGTCGGGGATTCGACGCGCCCCTTCCTCTTCCTCGTGCTGTCGGCGCTGCTGAACACGGGGCTTGACCTGCTCTTCGTGCTCGTCTTCGGGCTCGGCGTCGAAGGCGTCGCCTACGCGACGATAATCGCGCAGGCGATAAGCGCGCTGCTCCTGCTGCTGACGCTGACGCGGACGGACTCCTGCGTCAAGCTGACCGCGAAGGCGTTCCGTTTCGACAGTGAGGTGATGAAGAAGATACTCAATGTCGGCCTGCCCGCCGCGCTGCAGATGGCGGTGACGGCGTTCTCCAACGTCTTCGTGCAGGGCTACATCAACCATTTCGGCGCCGACTGCATGGGCGGCTGGACCGCCTACGGCAAGATCGACCAGGTCATACTGCTCCCGATGCAGTCGCTGGCGCTGGCGTCGACCACCTTCGTCGGCCAGAACCTCGGCTCCGGGCTCGAGGAGCGCGCGAAGAAGGGCGTGCGCGTCGCGCTTTTCGCCTCCGTGCTCTCCACGGCGGTGCTGATGATACCGGTGATCGCCTTCGCGCCGTCGCTGACCGCCTTCTTCAACGACAAGCCGGAAGTCATAGAATACGGCACGATGATGCTGCGGTGGATATCCCCCTTCTACGTCCTCTGCTGCGTCAACCAGATATTCGCAGGCGCCCTGCGCGGAAGCGGCAACAGCCGCGTGCCGATGATAATAATGCTGTCGTCCTTCGTGCTGTTCCGTCAGGCGTATCTTTTCATTTTCTCGACTTATATTTCATACACCGAACTGCCGATAATCCTCGGCTACCCCGCCGGCTGGCTCGTATGCAGCGCCGCGACGCTGATCTACTATAAACACGCCGGACTGAAAAACCGCCTGCTCGACGCGGCTCCGCAGAAAGCGGAGGCGGAGGCCGAACCCGCGATATGA
- a CDS encoding low specificity L-threonine aldolase — MLSFVNDYCEGAHPEILRRLGENNFVKMTGYGEDALCAAAKDKIRAAFSCPDAEVYFLVGGTQTNAIVIDSVLAQYQGVVAAASGHINVHESGAVEACGRKILALPHHDGKLAAEDVKKLCAGFYADEAHEHMVFPGMVYISHPTEYGTLYTLDELKALRAVCDEYGMKLFLDGARLGYGLAAGGVTGADISRLCDVFYIGGTKVGALFGEAVVFKKECAPAHFVTLYKRRGAMLAKGWLLGLQFDALFTDGLYFKIAQNAIDAAARIKAALREKGYEFLIDSPTNQIFVVMENAAATAFREKVACEVWERTDAEHTALRLVTSWATNPEDVDALIKAL, encoded by the coding sequence ATGCTTTCATTCGTCAACGACTACTGCGAGGGAGCGCATCCCGAAATACTGCGCCGCCTCGGCGAAAACAACTTCGTGAAAATGACCGGCTACGGCGAGGACGCGCTCTGCGCCGCCGCTAAGGATAAGATCCGCGCCGCCTTCTCCTGCCCCGACGCCGAAGTCTACTTCCTCGTCGGCGGCACGCAGACGAACGCGATCGTCATCGACTCCGTGCTCGCGCAGTATCAGGGAGTCGTCGCCGCTGCGTCCGGCCACATCAACGTGCACGAATCCGGCGCGGTCGAGGCCTGCGGGCGCAAGATACTCGCCCTGCCGCATCACGACGGCAAGCTCGCCGCCGAAGACGTCAAAAAGCTCTGCGCCGGCTTCTACGCCGACGAGGCGCACGAGCATATGGTATTTCCCGGTATGGTCTATATCTCGCACCCGACGGAATACGGCACGCTCTACACGCTCGACGAGCTGAAAGCGCTCCGCGCCGTCTGCGACGAATACGGGATGAAGCTCTTCCTTGACGGAGCGCGGCTCGGCTACGGGCTCGCCGCCGGAGGCGTCACGGGCGCGGATATATCCCGCCTCTGCGACGTCTTCTATATCGGTGGGACGAAGGTCGGCGCGCTCTTCGGCGAAGCCGTCGTTTTCAAAAAGGAGTGCGCGCCCGCGCACTTCGTCACGCTCTATAAGCGCCGCGGCGCGATGCTCGCGAAGGGCTGGCTGCTCGGCCTGCAGTTCGACGCGCTCTTCACCGACGGGCTCTATTTCAAGATAGCGCAAAACGCTATAGACGCGGCGGCGCGGATAAAGGCGGCGCTGCGCGAAAAGGGCTATGAGTTCCTCATCGACTCGCCGACGAATCAGATATTTGTCGTCATGGAGAACGCCGCGGCAACCGCCTTCCGCGAAAAGGTCGCCTGCGAGGTCTGGGAGCGCACCGACGCGGAGCACACCGCCCTCCGCCTCGTGACGAGCTGGGCGACGAACCCCGAAGACGTCGACGCGCTGATAAAGGCGTTGTAA